gagctggggagggtcctGGTTCGGGGCTGGCGGGGCAGCGGGGGGGCCAGGGGCAGCGCCCCCCTTCGCCTTTGGTGGGGCTGtggagagaggggctgtggggcaggcagGGGCACCCCACCCCACCAGGCAGCTGAGGCACCTGCCTGCCCTGCATCTTGGAGGGGGGCCCCCTTCTCCCACCCCATAGCGTGGGGGCTCCATAGTGAGGGTCCCCCAAGGTTTGGGTCCCTCAAGGTCTGGATGACCCATGGTTTGGGTCCCTCAAGGCTTGGGTGCCCCAAGGTCTGGATGACCCATAGTTTGGGTCCCTCAAGGTTTGGATGACCCGTGGTTTGGGTCCCTCAAGGTCTGGATGACCCGTGGTTTGGGTCCCTCAAGGTCTGGATGACCCGTGGTTTGGGTCCCTCAAGGTTTGGATGACCCATGATTTGGGTGCCCCAAGGTTTGGGTGCCCCATGGCTGGATGCCCCACAGTGTCAGCACACCCCAGGCTGTCCCATCCCCCGTACCTgctgtccccgctgtccccaccCGTGGGGGCTCACGCTGGCCATGGGTGCTGCCCCCCCGCCCTCGGGGGGGGCCCGGCTGGGGGGGCCCCGAGCGgctgctggggggggtcctggccCCAGGGAGGGCCCTCGGCGGCGTGGGGCGGGGGCAGCTGGGCGAGACCTGGAACAGAGAGGGGCATcggggggcactgggactgggAACGTGGTgtggggccatactgggagcactgggacaaCCTCCCAggatggggtcttggggggaAGGTGGTgtggggccatactgggagcactgggacccCTCCCCGAGATGGGGTTTGGGCAGGTTAGAACTTCAGCCCTGGTGGGAAGGGGGTgtggggccatactgggagcactgggacccCTCCCTGAGATGGGGTTTGGTCAGGTTCGGACTTCATCCCTGGTGGGAAGGGGATgtggggccatactgggagcactgggagccaccCCCCGGCATGGGCGTCCCCTaccttggggacagggggggactCCACCGTGGGCAGCAGTGCCCGCACTGGGCTGTCCTTCACCACGAAGGTCTggcggcgggggctgcgggggctgggggtgccggGGGAGCCCGGGGGGGGCAGCCGGCActgctccagctgtgctgccaGCTGTGCCGCCTCCCGCATCATCTCCTCCAGCCGGGAGCCGCTCAGGGGACTCcaggctcccccagccccttcctcgCCCTCCTCTTCCTCGCGGCTGCAGGGGCAAGGCAAGCATTAGCCCTG
This portion of the Phaenicophaeus curvirostris isolate KB17595 chromosome 24, BPBGC_Pcur_1.0, whole genome shotgun sequence genome encodes:
- the PSRC1 gene encoding proline/serine-rich coiled-coil protein 1 yields the protein MAEEREVRFITEESFDFGVLSPDDSREEEEGEEGAGGAWSPLSGSRLEEMMREAAQLAAQLEQCRLPPPGSPGTPSPRSPRRQTFVVKDSPVRALLPTVESPPVPKVSPSCPRPTPPRALPGARTPPSSRSGPPQPGPPRGRGGSTHGQREPPRVGTAGTAAPPKAKGGAAPGPPAAPPAPNQDPPQLLQPRPRTQRQLQGARTDRSSGGGSRTPRRGGDAGGPPSCWLCWLGVQTGPPSQPPPPPPEAAGEQRSEVTPPRPEELGVPDTPATPGLGCG